From a region of the Gossypium raimondii isolate GPD5lz chromosome 10, ASM2569854v1, whole genome shotgun sequence genome:
- the LOC105778585 gene encoding protein SOSEKI 5 isoform X2, protein MATTDSRGKTELPMNKRYQETSPDRTLVWFERKKPNNDQKVPVVYYLSRNGHLEHPHFLEVPLSSPQGLFLKDVINKLNTLRGDGMANKFSWSSKRSYKNGFVWQDLSENDYIYPCNGREYILKGSLLLESSLSFRSYETVSSTSSISKNSSVTYSSSEDSNVAGKTRRKHHSWSEFKELDDEHKIYKAKTSRDFSSKGNSVSTQTDHEMGNNQVQDSRPSSNSNSEILKSMNIAADIRDQSVENDRPSGRIKAAAVLMQLIACGSKRVKDLETMEIRG, encoded by the exons ATGGCAACAACCGATTCAAGAGGCAAAACAGAGTTGCCAATGAACAAGAGATATCAAGAAACCAGTCCTGACAGAACCCTTGTTTGGttcgaaagaaaaaaaccaaacaaTGATCAGAAAGTTCCTGTTGTTTACTACTTGTCCCGCAATGGCCATCTTGAACATCCTCATTTCTTAGAAGTCCCTCTTTCTTCTCCACAAGGACTGTTTCTCAAAG ATgttataaataaactaaacacCCTCCGAGGTGATGGCATGGCTAACAAGTTCTCCTGGTCTTCAAAAAG GAGCTACAAGAATGGATTTGTGTGGCAAGATTTATCCGAGAACGACTACATATACCCTTGTAATGGACGTGAATACATCCTCAAAGGCTCACTATTGTTAGAATCTTCTCTAAGCTTTCGTTCTTATGAAACAGTTTCTTCAACTTCATCAATATCAAAAAATTCTTCAGTGACATACAGTTCAAGTGAAGATTCCAATGTTGCTGGGAAAACTAGAAGGAAACATCATTCATGGAGTGAATTCAAGGAGCTTGATGATGAACACAAAATCTATAAGGCTAAAACCAGTAGGGATTTTAGCAGCAAAGGCAACAGTGTGTCAACACAGACAGACCATGAAATGGGAAACAATCAAGTGCAGGATTCTCGGCCGTCTTCGAATTCGAATTCGGAAATTCTGAAAAGTATGAACATAGCAGCAGATATTAGAGATCAAAGCGTTGAAAATGATCGTCCTAGTGGGAGGATCAAAGCAGCTGCGGTTTTAATGCAATTGATTGCTTGTGGATCAAAGAGAGTCAAGGATTTGGAAACAATGGAAATTAGGGGTTGA
- the LOC105778585 gene encoding protein SOSEKI 5 isoform X1, translating into MATTDSRGKTELPMNKRYQETSPDRTLVWFERKKPNNDQKVPVVYYLSRNGHLEHPHFLEVPLSSPQGLFLKDVINKLNTLRGDGMANKFSWSSKRFHYRSYKNGFVWQDLSENDYIYPCNGREYILKGSLLLESSLSFRSYETVSSTSSISKNSSVTYSSSEDSNVAGKTRRKHHSWSEFKELDDEHKIYKAKTSRDFSSKGNSVSTQTDHEMGNNQVQDSRPSSNSNSEILKSMNIAADIRDQSVENDRPSGRIKAAAVLMQLIACGSKRVKDLETMEIRG; encoded by the exons ATGGCAACAACCGATTCAAGAGGCAAAACAGAGTTGCCAATGAACAAGAGATATCAAGAAACCAGTCCTGACAGAACCCTTGTTTGGttcgaaagaaaaaaaccaaacaaTGATCAGAAAGTTCCTGTTGTTTACTACTTGTCCCGCAATGGCCATCTTGAACATCCTCATTTCTTAGAAGTCCCTCTTTCTTCTCCACAAGGACTGTTTCTCAAAG ATgttataaataaactaaacacCCTCCGAGGTGATGGCATGGCTAACAAGTTCTCCTGGTCTTCAAAAAG ATTTCATTACAGGAGCTACAAGAATGGATTTGTGTGGCAAGATTTATCCGAGAACGACTACATATACCCTTGTAATGGACGTGAATACATCCTCAAAGGCTCACTATTGTTAGAATCTTCTCTAAGCTTTCGTTCTTATGAAACAGTTTCTTCAACTTCATCAATATCAAAAAATTCTTCAGTGACATACAGTTCAAGTGAAGATTCCAATGTTGCTGGGAAAACTAGAAGGAAACATCATTCATGGAGTGAATTCAAGGAGCTTGATGATGAACACAAAATCTATAAGGCTAAAACCAGTAGGGATTTTAGCAGCAAAGGCAACAGTGTGTCAACACAGACAGACCATGAAATGGGAAACAATCAAGTGCAGGATTCTCGGCCGTCTTCGAATTCGAATTCGGAAATTCTGAAAAGTATGAACATAGCAGCAGATATTAGAGATCAAAGCGTTGAAAATGATCGTCCTAGTGGGAGGATCAAAGCAGCTGCGGTTTTAATGCAATTGATTGCTTGTGGATCAAAGAGAGTCAAGGATTTGGAAACAATGGAAATTAGGGGTTGA